Proteins from a genomic interval of Rhodothermus marinus:
- a CDS encoding DUF488 domain-containing protein: MDIRIKRGYEPPAPDDGFRVLVDRLWPRGLRKDAAALDAWRKDVAPSDALRRWFGHDPARWEEFRRRYEAELEANPEGVRWLLERARAGRLTLCYGARDPEHNQAVVLRDYLLRKAATDL, translated from the coding sequence ATGGATATCCGGATCAAACGGGGTTACGAGCCGCCGGCGCCGGACGACGGCTTCCGGGTGCTGGTCGATCGGCTCTGGCCCCGTGGCTTGAGAAAAGACGCCGCTGCGCTGGACGCCTGGCGGAAGGACGTGGCGCCGAGCGACGCGCTGCGGCGCTGGTTCGGGCACGATCCGGCCCGCTGGGAGGAATTCCGACGCCGCTACGAGGCCGAACTGGAGGCCAATCCGGAAGGGGTGCGCTGGTTGCTCGAGCGTGCCCGCGCGGGGCGGCTGACGCTCTGCTACGGCGCGCGCGATCCGGAGCACAACCAGGCCGTGGTGCTCCGCGACTATCTGCTTCGCAAAGCCGCGACGGACTTATGA
- a CDS encoding cupin domain-containing protein — MDPMILRAAEWVQFDPERFRPVPLAQNDRLKVQLVCFEPGQQIPLHTPGVDLVLTVLEGHGLVIAGEKEGVVGPGSVVCVPAGTPRSVRAHTRLVALAVVSPPPTAADHVEVEAALAEQAT, encoded by the coding sequence ATGGATCCGATGATTCTGAGGGCGGCCGAGTGGGTGCAGTTCGATCCGGAACGTTTTCGGCCGGTACCGCTGGCGCAGAACGACCGACTGAAGGTGCAGCTCGTGTGTTTTGAGCCCGGCCAGCAGATTCCGCTGCACACGCCGGGCGTGGATCTGGTCCTGACCGTGCTGGAGGGTCACGGACTGGTCATTGCCGGGGAGAAGGAAGGTGTGGTGGGACCGGGCTCGGTGGTGTGCGTGCCGGCCGGGACGCCGCGGAGCGTGCGGGCGCACACGCGGCTGGTGGCGCTGGCGGTGGTCTCGCCGCCACCCACTGCGGCCGATCATGTGGAGGTAGAAGCCGCACTGGCCGAACAGGCCACTTGA
- a CDS encoding DUF4149 domain-containing protein — MSGWYLFSVWLHILAATVWIGSMIFLGVAVVPLLRRPEFAPVRTAMLYQLGLRFRWIGWTVLLLLVITGIVNIGYRGYGWDDLFSGALWQGPWGRTLAWKLVLVLLVMGISAVHDFYLGPRTMQLLERGEASAEHLRCVASYLGRLMTLLSLAILALAVLLVRGGM, encoded by the coding sequence ATGTCCGGCTGGTATCTGTTTTCCGTGTGGCTGCACATTCTGGCGGCCACCGTCTGGATCGGCTCGATGATTTTTCTGGGCGTGGCCGTGGTGCCCCTGCTGCGCCGCCCGGAATTTGCCCCGGTGCGGACGGCCATGCTCTATCAGCTCGGCCTGCGCTTCCGGTGGATCGGCTGGACGGTGTTGCTGCTGCTGGTGATCACGGGGATCGTGAACATCGGCTATCGGGGCTATGGCTGGGACGACCTGTTTTCCGGAGCGCTCTGGCAGGGGCCCTGGGGACGTACGCTGGCCTGGAAGCTGGTGCTGGTGCTGCTCGTAATGGGCATCAGCGCCGTGCACGATTTCTATCTGGGGCCGCGTACCATGCAACTCCTGGAGCGCGGCGAGGCGTCGGCCGAGCACCTGCGCTGCGTGGCCAGCTACCTGGGGCGCCTGATGACGCTGCTGTCGCTGGCGATCCTGGCGCTGGCCGTGTTGCTGGTGCGTGGCGGCATGTAA
- the fdxA gene encoding ferredoxin FdxA, whose amino-acid sequence MPYVVCEPCINCKYTDCVEVCPVDAFYEGPNFLAIHPDECIDCNACVPVCPTEAIYPDDEVPEEWQHYIEWNRYLAEQWKAQGFNITQKKAPLPEAEAWRNRPKSERDILTWDVSEAS is encoded by the coding sequence ATGCCCTACGTCGTCTGCGAGCCCTGCATCAACTGCAAGTACACCGACTGCGTCGAAGTCTGCCCGGTGGACGCCTTCTACGAGGGGCCGAACTTCCTGGCGATTCATCCGGACGAATGCATCGACTGCAACGCCTGCGTGCCGGTATGCCCCACCGAGGCCATCTATCCGGACGACGAGGTGCCGGAGGAATGGCAGCACTACATCGAGTGGAATCGGTACCTGGCCGAGCAGTGGAAGGCGCAGGGCTTCAACATCACGCAGAAGAAAGCGCCGCTGCCCGAGGCCGAGGCGTGGCGCAACCGACCCAAATCGGAGAGAGACATTCTGACCTGGGACGTATCGGAGGCGTCGTAA
- a CDS encoding DUF2249 domain-containing protein, producing MSETVSQPPAFLAGLSEDRFVELDVRPILRSGGEPFSLIMETAGRVPPGHVLRLRATFKPVPLFGVMRLKGWAHWIARGEGDDWEIWFYRPGEFQPSP from the coding sequence ATGTCGGAAACCGTCTCGCAACCCCCGGCCTTTCTGGCCGGGCTTTCGGAAGACCGGTTTGTGGAACTGGACGTGCGGCCGATTCTGCGGAGCGGCGGCGAGCCGTTTTCGCTGATCATGGAAACGGCCGGTCGCGTACCGCCCGGTCACGTGCTTCGCCTGCGGGCGACGTTCAAGCCCGTGCCGCTTTTCGGCGTGATGCGCCTGAAAGGCTGGGCGCACTGGATCGCCCGCGGCGAAGGCGACGACTGGGAAATCTGGTTCTATCGCCCCGGCGAATTCCAACCGTCACCTTAA
- a CDS encoding metal-sulfur cluster assembly factor: MSTPVPSRLEVVERLRSVIDPEVGLNIVDLGLIYDLQVSPDGTVEIKLTMTTPACPMSSYIKQEVARVLQRTPGIRRGIIELVWEPPWSPYMIDPEVRRYRFPMYARSY; encoded by the coding sequence ATGAGCACGCCGGTACCATCCCGACTGGAGGTGGTCGAGCGCCTGCGTTCGGTGATCGACCCCGAAGTCGGTTTGAACATTGTGGATCTGGGATTGATCTACGATCTGCAGGTGTCGCCCGACGGCACCGTCGAGATCAAGCTCACGATGACCACGCCGGCCTGTCCGATGTCGAGCTATATCAAGCAGGAAGTCGCCCGGGTGCTGCAGCGCACGCCGGGCATCCGGCGGGGCATCATCGAGCTGGTCTGGGAGCCCCCCTGGTCGCCCTACATGATCGATCCCGAGGTGCGGCGCTATCGCTTTCCGATGTACGCGCGTTCCTACTGA
- a CDS encoding DUF2249 domain-containing protein: MKTRTATPDLVLDVRPVPPRARLETIMGAYRQLAPGEVLELVVDHEPSCMYYTLLAEQGAEAFRFTYLERGPEVWRVQVEKREAES; the protein is encoded by the coding sequence ATGAAGACCAGGACTGCAACGCCCGACCTTGTGCTGGACGTGCGGCCCGTGCCGCCACGGGCGCGTCTGGAAACCATCATGGGCGCCTACCGGCAGCTGGCACCGGGCGAAGTGCTCGAGCTGGTCGTGGACCACGAGCCTTCGTGCATGTACTACACGCTGCTGGCCGAGCAGGGCGCCGAAGCGTTTCGATTCACCTACCTGGAGCGCGGACCGGAGGTCTGGCGCGTTCAGGTGGAAAAACGGGAGGCGGAATCATGA
- the ric gene encoding iron-sulfur cluster repair di-iron protein gives MSELLSKTLGELVAADERRAALFDRLGLDYCCGGDRSLEAACRERGLDPATVAAVLDALETTEAADEPAVDWRTRPLADLIDHIVATHHAYLRRELPRLSALMDRVAQVHGHQGTWLHEAREVFGRLKLELEAHMRSEEEAIFPLIRALEEGSADAAAELEPLLVQAEQEHDAAGEALHRLRMLSGNYRPPEWACSSFRALLEGLQALEADMHRHVHRENNILFPRARRLLQTGIAAS, from the coding sequence ATGTCGGAGCTTTTAAGCAAGACGCTCGGCGAGCTGGTGGCCGCCGACGAGCGGCGGGCGGCGCTGTTCGACCGCCTGGGACTGGACTACTGCTGCGGCGGTGATCGCTCACTGGAAGCCGCCTGTCGGGAGCGCGGGCTGGATCCGGCCACGGTGGCGGCCGTGCTGGACGCCCTGGAAACGACTGAGGCGGCCGACGAACCCGCCGTCGACTGGCGCACGCGGCCGCTGGCCGACCTGATCGACCATATCGTCGCGACACACCATGCGTACTTGCGTCGCGAGCTGCCGCGGTTGAGCGCGCTGATGGACCGGGTCGCCCAGGTGCACGGGCATCAGGGCACCTGGCTGCACGAAGCCCGCGAGGTGTTCGGGCGGCTGAAGCTGGAGCTGGAGGCCCACATGCGCAGCGAGGAAGAAGCGATCTTTCCGCTGATCCGGGCGCTGGAGGAGGGCTCGGCCGACGCCGCGGCCGAGCTGGAGCCGCTGCTCGTGCAGGCCGAACAGGAGCACGATGCGGCCGGCGAGGCGCTGCACCGGTTGCGGATGCTTTCCGGGAACTATCGGCCGCCCGAATGGGCCTGCAGCAGCTTCCGAGCGCTTCTGGAAGGGCTCCAGGCGCTCGAAGCCGACATGCATCGCCACGTGCATCGCGAGAACAACATTCTGTTTCCCCGGGCGCGTCGCCTGCTGCAAACCGGCATAGCGGCATCATGA
- a CDS encoding DUF2249 domain-containing protein, with protein sequence MSTQTEKTLDVRPIPPREKHATIFATFDALAPGESFVLVNDHDPVPLRYQFEFERSGQFTWEYLEQGPEVWRVRITRVRA encoded by the coding sequence ATGAGCACGCAGACCGAAAAGACGCTGGACGTGCGGCCGATTCCGCCGCGTGAGAAGCACGCCACGATCTTCGCCACGTTCGATGCACTGGCGCCGGGCGAGTCGTTCGTGCTGGTGAACGATCACGATCCGGTGCCGCTGCGCTATCAGTTCGAGTTTGAGCGCAGCGGCCAGTTTACGTGGGAGTACCTGGAGCAGGGGCCTGAGGTCTGGCGCGTACGCATTACGCGGGTGCGGGCATGA
- a CDS encoding helix-turn-helix transcriptional regulator produces MATWTLLGSETKRQLLLLLKRRGQLTLDEAEEATGLTRPTLREHLTQLERDGLVRRSTERRGRGRPRLLYRLTPAGAQLFPNRDGMLLGRLLDFLKEEGAEELLRRFFERYWDERLQAARQRLTSAQTPEARLAALRDFLEEEGFMPEIVVSEQGVEIRECNCPFAETVRHTRLPCYLEARFFEQLLGREAVRVAYIPDGSPACSYAFDSPSKAAQ; encoded by the coding sequence ATGGCGACCTGGACACTCCTGGGCTCCGAGACGAAACGCCAGCTCCTGTTGCTGCTCAAGCGACGCGGGCAGCTCACGCTCGACGAAGCGGAGGAGGCCACCGGACTGACGCGCCCCACGCTTCGGGAGCACCTGACGCAGCTCGAGCGGGACGGCCTTGTGCGTCGCAGCACCGAACGCCGGGGGCGCGGCCGGCCGCGCCTGCTGTACCGACTCACGCCGGCCGGTGCCCAGCTTTTTCCGAACCGGGACGGCATGCTCCTGGGCCGTCTGCTGGACTTCCTGAAGGAAGAAGGAGCCGAGGAGCTGCTCCGCCGCTTCTTCGAGCGCTACTGGGACGAGCGCCTGCAGGCGGCCCGGCAGCGGCTGACGTCCGCGCAGACGCCGGAAGCACGGCTGGCCGCGCTGCGTGATTTTCTGGAAGAAGAGGGGTTCATGCCCGAGATCGTCGTGTCCGAGCAGGGCGTGGAGATCCGCGAGTGCAACTGTCCGTTTGCCGAAACCGTCCGGCACACGCGTCTTCCCTGCTACCTGGAAGCTCGCTTTTTCGAGCAGCTGCTCGGCCGAGAGGCCGTCCGCGTCGCCTACATCCCCGACGGCAGCCCGGCGTGCAGCTATGCGTTCGATTCCCCGTCCAAGGCGGCTCAATAG
- a CDS encoding nucleoside deaminase, which produces MNPEAFIREVIRLAEANVRRGGGPFAALVVRDDEILAVGTNRVTTDNDPTAHAEIVAIREACRRLGHFQLSGCDLYTSCEPCPMCLGAIYWARPARVFYAATRHDAARAGFDDALIYDELERPGPERRIPFIHVPDRDAWAPFQAWLDHPDRTPY; this is translated from the coding sequence ATGAACCCGGAAGCCTTCATCCGCGAAGTGATCCGTCTGGCCGAAGCGAACGTCCGCCGGGGCGGCGGGCCGTTTGCCGCGCTGGTGGTACGTGACGACGAGATCCTGGCCGTCGGGACGAACCGGGTCACCACCGACAACGACCCGACCGCCCACGCCGAGATCGTGGCCATCCGCGAGGCCTGTCGCCGCCTGGGACACTTTCAGCTGAGCGGCTGCGACCTGTACACCTCCTGCGAGCCGTGCCCGATGTGCCTGGGCGCCATCTACTGGGCGCGACCGGCCCGCGTCTTCTACGCCGCCACCCGCCACGACGCCGCCCGCGCTGGCTTCGACGACGCGCTGATCTACGACGAACTGGAACGACCGGGACCCGAACGCCGCATTCCGTTCATTCACGTGCCCGACCGCGACGCCTGGGCTCCGTTTCAGGCCTGGCTCGACCACCCCGACCGCACGCCCTATTGA
- the zwf gene encoding glucose-6-phosphate dehydrogenase produces MTNGNDVTLVILGATGDLTRRLLMPAIYRLFVRAQWQPRRIVGYGRSEWTDERFREHLEKSLKEFAREAFDRKSWKELAARLSYRSGELHADHLQGLAELVDGPAIFYLALPPGLFGEAAEALGQAGLHREEGGWRRIVIEKPFGSDLESALALHRQIHRYWQESQVYRIDHYLGKETVQNLMVFRFANRFIEPVWNTAHVEQVQITVAETLGLEGRWRYYDQAGALRDMLQNHLMQLFTLTAMEPPAVWHPEVLRDHKVEVLRAVRPIPETAVERFAARGQYAAGTVQGQQVPGYREEPNIPRDSRTETFAAVKFFVDTWRWKGVPFYLRSGKRLRADYSEVAIGFREVPTHLFRQTPLEGLSANWLIFRLKPSECIDLYAWARAPGLQLNARHLVLSAPFRQDDEPEFSAYEQLLLDVVRGDRTHFLRHDEVEWAWRVLDPVLKAWQHGAPEPYAAGSEGPTGQHRILEPGHVWRPIGKLDSP; encoded by the coding sequence ATGACGAACGGAAACGACGTCACGCTGGTCATTCTGGGGGCCACCGGCGACCTGACGCGCCGGTTGCTCATGCCGGCCATCTACCGGCTGTTCGTCCGGGCGCAGTGGCAGCCCCGGCGCATCGTGGGCTACGGCCGCAGCGAATGGACCGACGAGCGCTTCCGCGAACACCTCGAGAAAAGCCTGAAGGAGTTCGCCCGGGAAGCTTTCGACCGCAAATCCTGGAAGGAGCTGGCCGCGCGCCTGAGCTACCGCTCCGGCGAGCTGCACGCCGACCACCTGCAGGGACTGGCCGAACTGGTGGACGGCCCGGCCATCTTTTACCTGGCGCTTCCCCCCGGACTTTTCGGCGAGGCCGCCGAGGCTCTGGGGCAGGCCGGACTGCACCGCGAGGAGGGCGGCTGGCGCCGCATCGTCATCGAAAAACCGTTCGGCTCGGACCTCGAATCGGCTCTGGCGCTACACCGCCAGATCCATCGCTACTGGCAGGAAAGCCAGGTGTACCGCATCGATCATTATCTGGGCAAGGAGACCGTCCAGAACCTGATGGTCTTCCGCTTTGCCAACCGGTTTATTGAACCGGTCTGGAATACGGCCCACGTCGAACAGGTGCAGATCACGGTGGCCGAAACGCTGGGCCTGGAGGGCCGCTGGCGCTACTACGATCAGGCCGGTGCGCTGCGCGACATGCTGCAGAACCACCTGATGCAGCTCTTCACGCTCACGGCCATGGAGCCGCCGGCCGTCTGGCACCCCGAAGTGCTGCGCGACCACAAGGTGGAGGTGCTGCGGGCCGTCCGACCCATCCCCGAGACGGCCGTCGAGCGCTTCGCCGCACGGGGACAGTATGCGGCCGGCACCGTGCAGGGCCAGCAGGTGCCCGGCTACCGCGAGGAACCGAACATCCCGCGCGATTCGCGCACCGAGACGTTCGCCGCCGTCAAGTTTTTTGTGGACACCTGGCGCTGGAAGGGCGTGCCTTTCTATCTGCGTAGCGGCAAACGCCTGCGGGCCGATTACTCCGAGGTGGCCATCGGCTTTCGCGAAGTGCCCACGCACCTGTTCCGGCAGACGCCGCTCGAAGGACTGAGCGCCAACTGGCTGATCTTTCGGCTGAAGCCTTCCGAATGCATTGACCTGTACGCCTGGGCCCGGGCACCCGGACTCCAGCTCAACGCCCGCCACCTGGTGCTCTCGGCCCCGTTCCGCCAGGACGACGAGCCCGAGTTCAGCGCCTACGAGCAGCTGCTGCTCGACGTCGTGCGCGGCGACCGCACACACTTTCTGCGACACGACGAGGTGGAATGGGCCTGGCGCGTACTCGATCCCGTGCTGAAGGCCTGGCAGCACGGGGCGCCCGAACCCTACGCGGCCGGCAGCGAAGGCCCCACCGGCCAGCACCGCATCCTCGAGCCCGGCCACGTGTGGCGTCCCATCGGCAAACTCGACAGCCCATGA
- the pgl gene encoding 6-phosphogluconolactonase — MNGPHLQLEVYPDAGTACRTAAQRLAQALAEGGTAALAGGNTPRPAYRMVAGMDLPWPTITLVPTDERCVPPDHLERNDRMLAEALGDRGYRLVRLPAELGPERGAREAEALVALLLPFRVVLLGLGEDGHTASLFPGHPALEATGLVAPVRQAPKPPPERITLTLQALSQTETALLLVTGASKREALRRLLAGDDLPPRRLTVPTLTILADREAADMVEP, encoded by the coding sequence ATGAACGGACCGCACCTGCAGTTGGAAGTCTACCCGGATGCCGGGACCGCCTGTCGAACGGCAGCGCAGCGACTGGCGCAGGCGCTCGCGGAGGGCGGAACGGCGGCGCTGGCCGGCGGCAACACGCCGCGGCCGGCCTATCGTATGGTGGCCGGGATGGACCTTCCCTGGCCGACCATCACGCTGGTGCCCACCGACGAGCGCTGCGTGCCACCCGATCACCTCGAACGCAACGACCGCATGCTGGCCGAGGCGCTGGGCGATCGTGGCTACCGGCTGGTGCGACTTCCGGCCGAACTGGGACCTGAACGGGGGGCTCGGGAGGCCGAAGCGCTGGTGGCCCTGCTGCTCCCTTTTCGCGTGGTGTTGCTCGGCCTGGGCGAAGACGGACACACGGCCAGCCTGTTTCCGGGCCATCCCGCACTGGAGGCCACCGGCCTGGTGGCGCCCGTTCGCCAGGCGCCCAAGCCTCCACCCGAGCGCATTACGCTGACGCTGCAGGCCCTTTCGCAGACCGAGACGGCGCTGCTGCTGGTGACCGGCGCCTCCAAGCGCGAAGCACTCCGGCGCCTGCTGGCAGGAGACGACCTTCCGCCCCGGCGGCTGACGGTGCCGACGCTCACCATTCTGGCCGATCGCGAAGCTGCTGACATGGTGGAACCATGA
- the gnd gene encoding phosphogluconate dehydrogenase (NAD(+)-dependent, decarboxylating) — translation MELGMIGLGRMGAGMSRRLHRAGVRVVGYDPNPEARARLAQDGIETVDRLEALVEALKPPRTVWLMVPAGDPVDQVLAQLAPLLAAGDLIVEGGNSYYRDTLRRAETLQARGLLFADVGVSGGLWGEREGYGLMAGGPPEAIERLRPILEHLAPGPDRGWVHAGPVGAGHFVKMVHNGIEYALMQAYAEGFALLKAKAPFQLDLAAIAEAWRHGTIIRSFLLDLIAGVLREDASLADIAPVVADSGEGRWTVQEAVDLGVPVDTIAAALFRRFASQDPERYGDRLLAALRHAFGGHPVQRAAS, via the coding sequence ATGGAACTGGGCATGATCGGACTGGGGCGCATGGGCGCCGGGATGAGTCGGCGACTGCACCGCGCCGGAGTGCGTGTGGTGGGGTACGACCCGAACCCGGAAGCCCGCGCTCGCCTTGCACAGGACGGTATCGAAACGGTGGACCGCCTGGAAGCGCTGGTGGAGGCGCTGAAACCGCCGCGGACGGTCTGGCTCATGGTGCCGGCCGGCGATCCCGTCGATCAGGTGCTGGCGCAGCTTGCCCCGCTCCTTGCGGCCGGCGATCTGATCGTGGAGGGCGGCAACTCGTACTACCGCGACACGCTCCGCCGCGCCGAAACGCTGCAGGCTCGCGGCCTGCTGTTTGCCGATGTGGGCGTCTCGGGCGGACTCTGGGGCGAGCGGGAAGGCTACGGCCTTATGGCGGGCGGCCCGCCCGAGGCGATCGAGCGTCTGCGTCCCATCCTGGAACACCTGGCACCGGGACCCGATCGCGGCTGGGTGCACGCCGGACCCGTCGGAGCCGGCCATTTCGTCAAGATGGTCCACAACGGGATCGAATACGCCCTGATGCAGGCCTACGCCGAGGGCTTCGCTTTGCTCAAGGCCAAGGCGCCTTTCCAGCTCGACCTGGCCGCCATCGCCGAAGCCTGGCGCCACGGCACGATCATCCGGAGCTTCCTGCTCGACCTGATTGCCGGGGTGCTTCGCGAGGATGCCTCGCTGGCCGACATTGCGCCGGTGGTGGCCGATTCGGGCGAAGGACGCTGGACCGTCCAGGAAGCCGTCGATCTGGGCGTGCCCGTCGATACGATCGCGGCCGCGCTGTTCCGGCGGTTTGCCAGCCAGGACCCGGAGCGCTACGGCGACCGGCTGCTGGCCGCGCTGCGCCATGCGTTCGGCGGGCATCCCGTGCAACGGGCGGCGTCATGA
- a CDS encoding GWxTD domain-containing protein — protein sequence MRRVICRSWKALLGGLLLFPVSLYAQSAAQLVDEGDDWLARGAYQEAEETYREALELDATYLPAYLGMIRLAMARENWHEASDWAGRALKIDSSSLAVHYFLGISERERAQYQTPFQFTHRRESRKHFEWVLARDSLYRDVLYQYALLYRQDGDYPRAITLAEAQVRLRPDLEEAAIGLFRIYQSYLNHTDLDTAGRWLAQHPTDYARFFEAERLRRLGRLREADAALRALERPDFPWPLQAIALIRARVWAALDRPDSVQAIIDRAIRTINGPLAARFLFEDFKYIFNLQELETYRRLQTPEEYRAFFQAFWERRDPMPGRPVNVRLVEHYRRLLVAERDYAYDGPRLWHNNPDKFGELNLPPTYHLNHEFNDKGLIYIRHGPPDDRIVTVRGEANTFRSGSLWREREFGMGWVPNESWRYYRPRMDFHFVIDEGATGNNWRLTPVLANAQMIADREIWGPPYSRIMSTLRTKWEVEAGLRPFQPTTLELFELREEMAAESRAAYTQGLTSDQHRWPADLVPLPLEVLPVAFRGDSGRTEVNVYYALPAAPFREVTGRRSGYTPAEVGFAVHDAAWHPLVAQVQQRTIPILPDPTAAINDFMAVALAPGTYRLTLHGRSLEAERLQGSVQIELEVPDLSGPGLQMSDLLPAWRMEPASGASRFVRNGWHLWPNPLRRFSVRQPVYLYFEIYGLTPDTQGRTRYTTEYILRPTKPRKKFLGLFGGDDRPVLRLKSTHEDTRTDLDEHAELDVSRVDPGDYVLEVRITDERSGATVSRTLALTLTE from the coding sequence ATGCGAAGGGTCATCTGCCGGAGCTGGAAGGCGCTGCTGGGAGGGTTGTTGCTTTTTCCGGTAAGCCTCTACGCCCAGTCGGCCGCGCAACTCGTCGACGAAGGGGACGACTGGCTGGCCCGCGGCGCCTATCAGGAAGCCGAGGAGACGTATCGCGAAGCGCTGGAGCTGGACGCCACCTACCTGCCCGCCTATCTGGGCATGATTCGCCTGGCCATGGCCCGCGAAAACTGGCACGAAGCCAGCGACTGGGCCGGCAGGGCGCTAAAGATCGATTCGTCCAGCCTCGCCGTGCATTACTTTCTGGGGATCAGCGAGCGCGAGCGGGCGCAGTACCAGACGCCCTTCCAGTTCACGCACCGCCGCGAGTCGCGCAAGCACTTCGAGTGGGTGCTGGCCCGCGACAGCCTCTACCGGGACGTGCTCTACCAGTACGCGCTGCTCTACCGACAGGACGGGGACTATCCCCGGGCCATCACCCTGGCCGAGGCGCAGGTGCGGCTGCGGCCCGATCTGGAGGAGGCGGCCATCGGACTTTTCCGCATCTATCAGAGCTATCTGAACCACACCGATCTGGACACGGCCGGACGCTGGCTGGCGCAGCATCCCACCGACTATGCCCGCTTTTTCGAGGCGGAACGTCTGCGTCGGCTGGGACGGCTCCGGGAAGCCGACGCCGCGCTTCGGGCACTCGAACGCCCTGATTTTCCCTGGCCCCTTCAGGCCATCGCGCTGATCCGGGCCCGCGTCTGGGCCGCGCTCGACCGGCCCGACTCGGTGCAGGCGATCATCGACCGCGCCATCCGTACCATCAACGGACCGCTGGCCGCCCGCTTTCTCTTTGAAGACTTCAAATACATCTTCAACCTGCAGGAACTGGAGACCTACCGGCGGCTGCAGACGCCCGAGGAATACCGCGCCTTTTTCCAGGCCTTCTGGGAGCGGCGCGACCCGATGCCCGGCCGCCCGGTCAACGTCCGGCTCGTCGAGCACTACCGCCGGCTGCTGGTGGCCGAGCGCGACTACGCATACGACGGCCCGCGCCTCTGGCACAACAACCCGGACAAATTCGGCGAGCTGAACCTGCCGCCCACCTATCACCTGAACCACGAGTTCAACGACAAAGGGTTGATCTACATCCGACATGGCCCGCCGGACGACCGGATCGTGACGGTCAGGGGTGAGGCCAATACGTTTCGTTCGGGTTCGCTGTGGCGCGAGCGGGAATTCGGCATGGGCTGGGTGCCGAACGAGTCGTGGCGTTACTATCGTCCGCGCATGGACTTTCACTTCGTGATCGACGAAGGTGCCACGGGCAACAACTGGCGGCTGACGCCCGTGCTGGCCAACGCGCAGATGATCGCAGACCGGGAGATCTGGGGACCGCCCTACTCCCGCATCATGAGCACGCTGCGCACGAAGTGGGAGGTTGAGGCCGGACTGCGCCCGTTCCAGCCCACCACGCTGGAGCTTTTCGAACTCCGCGAGGAGATGGCGGCCGAAAGCCGGGCGGCCTACACGCAGGGGCTTACGTCCGATCAGCACCGCTGGCCGGCCGACCTGGTGCCGCTCCCGCTGGAGGTGCTGCCCGTGGCCTTCCGGGGCGACAGCGGCCGCACCGAGGTGAACGTGTACTACGCGCTGCCGGCCGCGCCTTTCCGCGAGGTGACCGGCCGCCGCAGTGGCTACACGCCGGCCGAAGTGGGCTTTGCCGTGCACGACGCCGCCTGGCACCCGCTCGTGGCGCAGGTCCAGCAGCGCACAATCCCCATCCTCCCCGATCCGACGGCGGCCATCAACGACTTCATGGCGGTGGCGCTGGCGCCCGGCACCTATCGGCTGACGCTGCACGGCCGCTCGCTCGAGGCCGAACGCCTGCAGGGAAGCGTGCAGATCGAACTGGAGGTGCCGGACCTGAGCGGGCCGGGCCTGCAGATGAGCGACCTGCTGCCCGCCTGGCGCATGGAACCCGCCTCGGGCGCCAGCCGCTTCGTGCGCAACGGCTGGCACCTGTGGCCCAATCCGCTGCGCCGCTTTTCGGTACGCCAGCCGGTCTATCTCTACTTCGAAATCTACGGCCTTACGCCCGACACGCAGGGCCGCACCCGCTACACCACCGAGTACATCCTTCGCCCCACGAAACCCCGTAAGAAGTTTCTGGGGCTTTTCGGCGGAGACGACCGGCCCGTACTTCGCCTCAAAAGCACGCACGAAGACACCCGGACCGACCTCGACGAGCACGCCGAACTGGACGTCAGCCGCGTCGATCCGGGCGACTACGTGCTGGAAGTCCGCATCACCGACGAACGCAGTGGCGCCACCGTCAGCCGCACGCTGGCACTGACCCTGACCGAGTAG